A single genomic interval of Anopheles darlingi chromosome X, idAnoDarlMG_H_01, whole genome shotgun sequence harbors:
- the LOC125957824 gene encoding nuclear nucleic acid-binding protein C1D-like: MEQTPIETRFGVLCRDVAFIRKDEKLQQTIEKIGKCLKVACEDYDKYHQFSIEEKVLYDNYITYSVNSLFWMHRKLTGKMEDNDEIKHELEKVRSVMVRMKEIKDNATKPQLDRKAAKRFIRAGLYDAQQPHGKKPKLPTKLTSNNGKHW; encoded by the exons ATGGAACAGACGCCAATTGAAACTCGCTTTGGAGTATTGTGCCGCGATGTTGCCTTCATCCGTAAAGACGAAAAGCTGCAGCAAACGATTGAGAAGATTGGCAAATGCTTGAAGGTAGCCTGCGAAGACTACGACAAATATCATCAGTTTAGCATCGAAGAAAAGGTCCTGTATGATAATTATATTACCTACAGCGTAAACTCGCTGTTCTGGATGCATCGAAAACTCACTGGTAAAATGGAGGACAAT GACGAAATTAAGCATGAGTTGGAAAAGGTGCGCTCGGTCATGGTACGCATGAAGGAAATCAAGGACAATGCCACCAAACCTCAGCTCGATAGAAAGGCAGCCAAGCGGTTCATTCGGGCCGGGCTGTACGATGCTCAACAGCCGCACGGAAAAAAGCCAAAACTGCCTACAAAACTAACTTCAAACAATGGAAAGCATTGGTAA
- the LOC125957623 gene encoding uncharacterized protein LOC125957623 isoform X1 has translation MALFDEEKRVWYGPYRPSIFNPRANLGQVLINVLERTPEKIAQVNVDTGMEVSCQQLRRRSVRFAKYLANSGCVHGDIVALVARNSCHVAAVTFGCFLAGIIVNTLSPSFELPEIEHILRLTRPKVIVCDFDRLPMIRMACNRMVLQVGKYGLLLLESGKRLPPDCFSVHELVSAGEATQQENQLSEEDNYIPPYWGDSDRLTAAIVCSSGTTGLPKAVRVSHAQLIALHGRISQLDQNDTILYFSTLYWVSGFQMLLTGTFNGVRRLITAKPTSAAYTIELCNRYQVTVLLTTPSLATDIVHTLPEAARLGSVKVFIVGGSVVPLALRKSLNSHVLVEGRGRCIVGYGLSEIGGAASYEIEPRQQSVGSLVSECAAKIINDDGIPQGAGINGELLIRPAYPFLGYYGDEEATRQTVDDEGFVRTGDIAYFDRDGLLYLVDRKRDILKYGGYQITPSILEARISELAGVRHVVVVGIQDPDRPFDDLATAVIVRHEHMCPTLTEEMVIKHCAEQNGGEQSQSECYRLRGGVRFVDCLPMTENGKVIRSAARQLANAGRYGSA, from the exons atggCCCTATTTGACGAAGAAAAGCGTGTCTGGTATGGGCCTTACCGTCCATCGATCTTTAACCCCCGAGCTAATCTCGGCCAGGTGTTGATCAACGTGTTGGAGCGTACTCCGGAGAAGATAGCGCAAGTAAACGTGGACACAGGGATGGAAGTAAGTTGCCAGCAGCTAAGGCGGCGATCGGTCAGGTTCGCAAAATATCTCGCTAACTCTGGATGTGTGCACGGTGACATTGTGGCACTAGTGGCACGGAACTCTTGTCACGTAGCTGCCGTCACATTCGGCTGTTTCCTTGCCGGCATTATAGTGAACACACTGAGTCCGTCCTTTGAATTGCCAGAAATCGAACACATACTGCGCTTAACACGACCTAAGGTGATAGTGTGTGATTTCGATAGATTGCCAATGATAAGGATGGCTTGCAACAGGATGGTATTACAAGTAGGCAAGtatggtttgctgctgcttgagtcTGGTAAACGTTTACCACCTGATTGCTTTTCGGTTCACGAGCTGGTTTCTGCCGGTGAGGCCACCCAACAAGAAAATCAGCTGAGCGAAGAAGATAACTACATTCCCCCGTACTGGGGCGATTCGGATAGATTGACGGCAGCCATCGTATGTTCTTCCGGTACAACGGGCCTGCCCAAAGCAGTCCGCGTTTCTCATGCACAGCTAATTGCTTTGCATGGTCGTATCAGTCAGCTGGATCAAAACGACACAATCCTTTACTTCAGTACCCTCTACTGGGTCTCGGGCTTCCAGATGTTGTTGACTGGTACCTTCAATGGCGTCCGGCGATTGATAACCGCCAAACCCACCAGTGCGGCATACACGATCGAGCTATGCAATCGCTACCAAGTGACGGTGCTCCTTACGACTCCTTCCCTAGCGACTGACATAGTACATACTCTACCCGAGGCAGCTCGTTTAGGATCAGTAAAGGTGTTCATTGTTGGCGGCAGCGTGGTACCGTTGGCGTTGAGAAAATCATTAAATAGCCACGTCCTGGTTGAAGGTCGAGGAAGATGTATCGTCGGATACGGGCTGAGTGAGATTGGCGGAGCAGCGTCCTACGAAATCGAACCACGCCAACAATCCGTAGGTAGTCTCGTATCCGAATGTGCTGCAAAG ATAATTAACGATGACGGTATTCCACAAGGTGCCGGCATAAATGGTGAGCTGCTCATTCGACCAGCTTATCCATTCCTCGGTTACTACGGAGACGAAGAGGCCACTCGACAAACGGTGGACGACGAAGGATTCGTGCGTACCGGTGATATCGCCTACTTTGATCGAGATGGTTTGCTGTATCTGGTTGATCGTAAGAGAGACATCTTAAAGTACGGTGGATATCAAATTACACCCTCAATACTAGAAGCAAGAATAAGTGAGCTGGCCGGGGTACGCCACGTAGTGGTCGTTGGTATACAAGACCCAGATCGCCCCTTCGACGATCTTGCGACGGCGGTGATTGTCCGGCACGAGCATATGTGTCCAACACTAACCGAAGAGATGGTGATCAAACACTGCGCGGAGCAGAACGGAGGCGAACAGTCGCAGTCTGAATGCTACCGATTAAGGGGAGGTGTACGATTTGTTGATTGTCTACCAATGACCGAAAACGGCAAAGTAATCCGTAGTGCTGCAAGACAATTGGCTAACGCGGGTAGATATGGTTCAGCCTAG
- the LOC125957623 gene encoding uncharacterized protein LOC125957623 isoform X2 translates to MALFDEEKRVWYGPYRPSIFNPRANLGQVLINVLERTPEKIAQVNVDTGMEMLLTGTFNGVRRLITAKPTSAAYTIELCNRYQVTVLLTTPSLATDIVHTLPEAARLGSVKVFIVGGSVVPLALRKSLNSHVLVEGRGRCIVGYGLSEIGGAASYEIEPRQQSVGSLVSECAAKIINDDGIPQGAGINGELLIRPAYPFLGYYGDEEATRQTVDDEGFVRTGDIAYFDRDGLLYLVDRKRDILKYGGYQITPSILEARISELAGVRHVVVVGIQDPDRPFDDLATAVIVRHEHMCPTLTEEMVIKHCAEQNGGEQSQSECYRLRGGVRFVDCLPMTENGKVIRSAARQLANAGRYGSA, encoded by the exons atggCCCTATTTGACGAAGAAAAGCGTGTCTGGTATGGGCCTTACCGTCCATCGATCTTTAACCCCCGAGCTAATCTCGGCCAGGTGTTGATCAACGTGTTGGAGCGTACTCCGGAGAAGATAGCGCAAGTAAACGTGGACACAGGGATGGAA ATGTTGTTGACTGGTACCTTCAATGGCGTCCGGCGATTGATAACCGCCAAACCCACCAGTGCGGCATACACGATCGAGCTATGCAATCGCTACCAAGTGACGGTGCTCCTTACGACTCCTTCCCTAGCGACTGACATAGTACATACTCTACCCGAGGCAGCTCGTTTAGGATCAGTAAAGGTGTTCATTGTTGGCGGCAGCGTGGTACCGTTGGCGTTGAGAAAATCATTAAATAGCCACGTCCTGGTTGAAGGTCGAGGAAGATGTATCGTCGGATACGGGCTGAGTGAGATTGGCGGAGCAGCGTCCTACGAAATCGAACCACGCCAACAATCCGTAGGTAGTCTCGTATCCGAATGTGCTGCAAAG ATAATTAACGATGACGGTATTCCACAAGGTGCCGGCATAAATGGTGAGCTGCTCATTCGACCAGCTTATCCATTCCTCGGTTACTACGGAGACGAAGAGGCCACTCGACAAACGGTGGACGACGAAGGATTCGTGCGTACCGGTGATATCGCCTACTTTGATCGAGATGGTTTGCTGTATCTGGTTGATCGTAAGAGAGACATCTTAAAGTACGGTGGATATCAAATTACACCCTCAATACTAGAAGCAAGAATAAGTGAGCTGGCCGGGGTACGCCACGTAGTGGTCGTTGGTATACAAGACCCAGATCGCCCCTTCGACGATCTTGCGACGGCGGTGATTGTCCGGCACGAGCATATGTGTCCAACACTAACCGAAGAGATGGTGATCAAACACTGCGCGGAGCAGAACGGAGGCGAACAGTCGCAGTCTGAATGCTACCGATTAAGGGGAGGTGTACGATTTGTTGATTGTCTACCAATGACCGAAAACGGCAAAGTAATCCGTAGTGCTGCAAGACAATTGGCTAACGCGGGTAGATATGGTTCAGCCTAG
- the LOC125957811 gene encoding 40S ribosomal protein S14a, which yields MAPSRKNKVVKEEVQVSLGPQVRDGEIVFGVAHIYASFNDTFVHVTDLSGKETISRVTGGMKVKADRDEASPYAAMLAAQDVAEKCKSLGITALHIKLRATGGNRTKTPGPGAQSALRALARSSMKIGRIEDVTPIPSDSTRRKGGRRGRRL from the exons ATGGCTCCATCACGAAAGAATAAAGTTGTGAAGGAGGAAGTACAGGTCTCGTTGGGACCGCAGGTACGCGATGGTGAGATCGTGTTCGGTGTAGCCCACATCTATGCCAGCTTCAACGACACGTTCGTTCATGTGACTGATTTGTCGGGCAAGGAAACCATCTCCCGTGTAACCGGCGGTATGAAGGTGAAGGCCGATCGTGACGAGGCTTCGCCGTACGCTGCTATGTTGGCCGCCCAG GATGTTGCGGAAAAGTGTAAATCCCTCGGCATCACGGCACTGCACATCAAACTGCGGGCAACCGGCGGAAACCGCACGAAGACGCCTGGCCCGGGAGCACAGTCCGCACTACGAGCCCTGGCTCGTTCTTCGATGAAGATCGGACGCATCGAGGACGTGACACCGATCCCGTCGGATTCCAccagaaggaagggaggacgtcgtggtcgtcgtttgtAA